In Spinacia oleracea cultivar Varoflay chromosome 5, BTI_SOV_V1, whole genome shotgun sequence, a single window of DNA contains:
- the LOC110776115 gene encoding uncharacterized protein — MAEDAAPQIRLMNFVSQEELDVAKSSRGERVEDGTAQRDRPLFEILKENKDKQDAEFNERFKHRPPKALDEDETEFLDKLETSRKEYERLIADEESQQLRGFQAAVAAQSMIVHKVNDTCHVSDVQQEKESTEKKNRRAQPLGMIIKVKPAKKAKVEPSPEPESGAAEKPCAEFQWHSDQKQTPSVDGEKSQVQFKNSKSHGVNIHDALKTGLVSYSDGSDDD; from the exons ATGGCTGAGGATGCAGCCCCTCAAATTAGGTTGATGAATTTCGTGTCCCAAGAAGAG TTAGATGTAGCAAAGAGTAGCCGGGGTGAAAGAGTGGAAGATGGGACTGCTCAAAGAGACCGTCCTCTTTTCGAG ATTTTGAAGGAGAATAAAGATAAGCAAGATGCGGAATTCAATGAGCGATTCAAGCATC GACCACCAAAGGCTTTGGACGAAGATGAGACCGAGTTCCTTGATAAATTGGAGACG TCCCGGAAAGAATACGAACGACTGATAGCTGATGAAGAATCCCAACAACTCAGGGGTTTTCAA GCAGCAGTGGCAGCTCAGTCTATGATTGTACACAAGGTCAACGATACATGTCATGTGTCTGATGTCCAG CAGGAGAAAGAGAGCACGGAGAAGAAAAACCGCCGTGCTCAGCCCTTGGGTATGATCATAAAAGTTAAGCCGGCAAAGAAAGCTAAAGTGGAGCCCTCACCTGAACCAGAGTCTGGAGCTGCTGAAAAGCCTTGTGCTGAGTTTCAATGGCATTCAGATCAGAAACAAACACCTAGTGTTGATGGAGAGAAGTCTCAGGTACAATTCAAGAATTCCAAGAGTCACGGGGTAAACATCCATGATGCATTGAAAACTGGTCTTGTTTCGTACAGTGATGGGAGTGATGATGATTAG
- the LOC110776130 gene encoding two-pore potassium channel 5, with the protein MDEVTAGDELQLEINSSDWEEQQQLPRTKSLQRCKTAPAKDMAAVIRDLQARSLGTAAAAAAAGGKLEDFKLPEKSIEGKKRMVIVRQAGVLLVIYLGMGVLVYGMNKEQFSRGRGLETHPIVDALYFCIVTMCTIGYGDITPLTPFTKLFSCLFVLVGFGFIDILLSGVLNYVLDLQEQTILSDILHQSNQNDTLAHQTNHHIHSPRPRPLLRLLTLRLVDVHKGRMRIRLKVGLSLLVLILCIGVGTLFLYFVEDLSWVDSLYLSALSVTTVGYGDKAFSTLSGRLFASVWLLVSTLAVARSFLFLVEARIHKRQRTVAKWVLQREITPLDLLSANINNNDFINKSEYVIFKLKEMGKIGDQDVLQICHQFEKLDPNNMGRITLPDLLQSRPFSSRQLS; encoded by the exons ATGGATGAGGTTACGGCGGGTGATGAACTGCAACTGGAAATCAACTCTTCTGATTGGGAAGAGCAGCAACAGCTTCCACGGACGAAATCGTTACAAAGGTGCAAAACAGCTCCAGCTAAGGATATGGCCGCCGTGATTCGCGACCTCCAGGCCAGGTCTCTTGGTACCGCcgccgctgctgctgctgctggtggTAAGTTAGAGGATTTCAAATTGCCAGAAAAATCAATTGAGGGGAAAAAGAGGATGGTAATTGTCCGACAAGCTGGTGTATTACTGGTAATTTACCTAGGAATGGGGGTTTTAGTGTACGGAATGAACAAGGAGCAGTTTTCAAGAGGACGAGGATTAGAGACTCACCCCATAGTTGATGCACTCTACTTCTGCATCGTCACTATGTGTACAATTGGCTATGGTGATATCACTCCTCTTACCCCTTTTACTAAACTATTTTCCTGTCTGTTTGTACTTGTTGGTTTTGGTTTCATTGATATCCTCCTTTCTGGTGTTCTCAATTATGTGCTTGATCTTCAAGAACAGACAATCCTCTCAGACATACTCCATCAATCCAACCAAAATGACACTCTTGCTCATCAAACCAATCATCATATTCATTCTCCCCGCCCTCGTCCACTTCTCCGCCTTCTTACCCTCCGACTTGTTGATGTTCACAAGGGTCGTATGAGAATACGTCTCAAGGTTGGTTTATCCCTCTTGGTCCTTATCCTCTGTATTGGTGTTGGCACTCTTTTCTTGTACTTTGTTGAAGACTTGTCTTGGGTTGATTCCCTTTACCTTTCTGCCCTCTCTGTTACTACCGTTGGTTATGGCGACAAAGCCTTCTCCACCCTCTCCGGTCGCCTTTTCGCTTCTGTTTGGCTCCTTGTTTCTACTCTGGCAGTAGCCCGCTCCTTCCTCTTCCTTGTTGAGGCCCGCATTCATAAGCGCCAGCGCACCGTTGCTAAGTGGGTTCTTCAAAGGGAAATTACTCCTCTAGATTTGTTGTCTGCCAACATCAATAACAATGATTTCATCAA CAAATCGGAATATGTTATCTTCAAGCTTAAAGAGATGGGAAAGATAGGAGATCAGGATGTGTTACAGATTTGTCATCAGTTTGAAAAACTTGATCCCAACAACATGGGAAGGATAACACTACCTGATCTATTGCAAAGTCGTCCGTTTTCAAGTCGTCAATTATCATGA
- the LOC110776156 gene encoding uncharacterized protein, which translates to MLRVLLVMVVANLLGCCCANENVNRKSAVGDPGMKRDGLRVGFEAWNFCNEVGNEAPGMGSPRAADCFDVIPTSFNKNKYQSSSLEVEIQHKVTEAHNKLGVGKPFPGLKAEALTNPDEYAAQKELYLGNLCQVEDEDKSPWQFWMVMLKNGNYDTKSGLCPENGKKVGPFPPGRFPCFGNGCMNQPSFHHNPTSLNSSSSHNNHDLTLTGGFWGTYDSDSDLSRGIIDGVSYYQVTWEKQLGKGSWSFKHKLKTSKKYPWLMLYLRADATRGYSGGYHYDTRGMLKTLPESPNFKVRMHLDIKQGGGPKSQFYLIDIGSCWKNNGKPCDGDVLTDVTRYSEMIINPETPAWCSPISLKSCPPYHITPNNTKIYRNDTAHFPYSAYHYYCRPGNAEYPEQPSDSCDPYSNPQAQEIVQLLPHPIWAEYGYPTKPGQGWIGDPTTWDLDVGGLSSRLYFYQDPSTPPAKRIWTSIDMGTEVFVSDKEEVAEWTISEFDVIIT; encoded by the exons ATGTTGAGGGTGTTGTTAGTAATGGTGGTAGCCAATTTGTTGGGCTGCTGCTGCGCGAATGAGAATGTCAATAGAAAATCAGCAGTGGGGGATCCAGGGATGAAGAGGGATGGGTTGAGGGTTGGCTTTGAGGCCTGGAATTTCTGCAATGAAGTTGGTAATGAAGCTCCTGGTATGGGTAGCCCTCGAGCCGCTGACTGCTTTGATGTCATTCCCACATCTTTTAACAAGAACAAGTACCAAAGTAGCTCTCTTGAAGTTGAAATTCAGCACAAAGTTACAGAAGCACACAACAAACTTGGGGTGGGAAAGCCTTTTCCAGGGTTGAAAGCAGAAGCTCTGACAAACCCAGATGAGTATGCAGCACAAAAGGAGCTCTATTTGGGGAACTTATGccaggttgaagatgaagataaATCCCCATGGCAATTCTGGATGGTTATGCTCAAGAATGGAAACTATGACACTAAGTCAGGTTTGTGCCCAGAGAATGGGAAAAAGGTCGGCCCTTTTCCTCCAGGCAGGTTCCCTTGCTTTGGAAATGGGTGCATGAATCAACCTTCCTTTCACCATAACCCAACCTCCTTGAATTCTTCATCATCTCATAATAATCATGACTTAACCCTGACGGGTGGCTTCTGGGGTACCTATGACTCAGATTCCGATCTTAGCCGTGGAATAATTGATGGTGTTTCTTATTATCAAGTTACATGGGAGAAGCAACTTGGAAAGGGTAGCTGGTCTTTCAAACATAAGCTTAAAACTTCCAAAAAGTATCCATGGCTTATGCTTTACCTCAGGGCTGATGCAACTCGAGGATACTCTGGAGGTTATCACTACGATACCCGAGGAATGCTCAAAACT CTTCCTGAATCCCCGAACTTTAAAGTGAGAATGCATTTGGATATAAAGCAAGGTGGAGGTCCAAAGAGCCAGTTCTACTTGATTGATATCGGAAGCTGCTGGAAAAACAACGGTAAACCATGTGATGGAGATGTGCTCACTGATGTTACTAGATATAGTGAGATGATCATTAACCCTGAAACCCCCGCGTGGTGCAGCCCTATTAGCCTCAAGTCCTGTCCACCCTATCACATTACTCCTAACAACACCAAGATTTACAGGAATGACACAGCCCACTTCCCTTATAGTGCGTACCATTACTATTGTCGACCTGGGAATGCTGAGTATCCTGAACAACCATCCGATTCATGTGACCCTTACAGCAATCCTCAAGCACAAGAGATAGTCCAGTTGCTGCCTCATCCTATTTGGGCTGAATATGGATATCCTACCAAGCCCGGCCAAGGCTGGATTGGTGATCCTACTACTTGGGACTTGGATGTTGGTGGCCTTTCTAGTAGGCTCTACTTCTATCAG GATCCTAGTACACCTCCGGCTAAGAGAATATGGACTTCAATTGATATGGGTACTGAAGTTTTTGTCAGTGACAAAGAGGAGGTAGCCGAATGGACGATTAGTGAATTCGATGTCATTATCACTTGA